The Flammeovirga pectinis genomic interval TGCTTATAGCCTAAACGTATTGCTTTTTCTCCATTCAAAATTGCACTCCTCATATTCCCTAAAAAATAATGAGAAGACGCACTTAAGAAGTAAAACTCTCCATTTGTACTATCTATTTGTATTGCTTTTTCAGCATTCTCTAAAGCACTACCGTATTCTTTCTTACGAAGTTGAACTGAACCTCTAGAAAAGTACAATGCAGGATTATCAGGATCGTTCGAAACCAATTTATCCAAGAATGATAACTGCTTATCAAAAAATTCATCTTCATGAGCTGTAGCATCAACAAGGCCCTCTAAGGTATCTTGTTCTTTTTGGCAACCAAAAGATGAAATCAGGATAAATATTAATATATAATGGTACTTCGACATTTTTACACCTTAAATCGTTTATTACTTTGGAGATTGTAAAAATTGAGAAAAGTTTTTGATTTTAAAATTGATCGCATAAAAAAAAGCTCACTTTGGGGAAGAAGTGAGCTTTTCTTTTTGATAAAGTAATGATTATGAAAGTTTATTTTCTCTCTTTCTGAGAACACTTAACTCTTTCTTCAATTCTTCACCTTTATTTCTTTCAGTAACCAATTCTCTACGAACCTGCATTTCTCTTTCTTGAGCACGAGTTCTAAACTCGTCGTACTCACTTTCAATACTGTCGTGATCTTTTTTAATTGTTACTACTGCTTGATTATTTGCTTGGAATCTTATTAAAAAGACAATCAATACAATTACTAATACAGCAATTACAGTAAATGCTGTATAAAGTACAGAGTACTTTGGCATATCAATTCCCATCAATTGGATATAATCACCCAATTCAATAAGTCTGTCTTTCTCGCCTAAACGAGCTTCCATCTCTTTAACTTCTTGTTGTGCTTGGTCTGTCTCTAAACGAGCAGCTGCTGCATCTTTATAAGCTATTTGTAGAGAGTCATCTACAATAGACCAATAATCATTAAGCCATTCTTGCTTAATCATACGGTATTCTTTCCATCTACCACCTCTTTTTGACATATACGTGTATTTGCCATGAAGGGTATTGTCTACAGGTGCAGCTGGTTTAACAGCGGTTTTTGTTGTTTTCTGCGCCGTAGCAGTTGACGTAGAAGTGCTTGAACCTGCAGTTTCTTGTGCATATGTAGTAGAAAGACTAAATACAAATGCAATCGTTGTTACGAACCTAAATATTCTTTTTGACATGTTAGTAGGTATTTAAATACTATTCTATTTTACAAATATAGAAATAGAAAGCAAAAAAAAAGCTTTACCGAGAAGTTCAGTAAAGCTTTTTGTTGTCCGACCAGGTCTCGAACCTGGACTCTTCTGTACCAAAAACAGACGTGTTGCCAATTACACCATCGGACAAGATTTCAGAAAAACGTCTCGGTAGATTGTTGTCCGACCAGGTCTCGAACCTGGACTCTTCTGTACCAAAAACAGACGTGTTGCCAATTACACCATCGGACAATCTTTTTTTTGAGAACTATTTCTCTGAAATGCGATGCAAATGTATGTCGATTATTTTTATTCACCAAACTATTTGAAAAAATATTTCATAAACAAATCTTAATAAACAACCTTCGCATTACTATAATCATCTATACCCGTTTCTAATCTCTATATTAGATTTATTTACAAAACGCTGAATATCAGAAACATTATAATCTAAAAAGAACTGATTCTCTGTACCATCAAACATTTTAAGCTGTAATTGATACGTACCTACATACCCTAAATAAAAAATAAAAGATGCTGCTATAAATAAAGATAAACCTGTAAAAAGAGAAAGTGCTCCAGAACTTCCTGCTACTAAAGATAAAGGTCCGCAAATGCCTCCAATCAGAAGAGGTAAAATCAATTTCTTCTTTTTAAGATGTAAAGACTTTATATATTTTCTTTCGAATTTTCGGTGTGTGTTAGGTAGACTTACCTCTAAAAAAAGCGTAGAAAGTTTTAAGAAAAAATAAGTATCTAATTTACATTCAAGATCATCATTTTCAGAAATGTTAACCCAATTGTATAAATAACTATACGAGTAATAATACTTTTGAGTAGTAATTTCTTGTTCTGACAAGTTGAATTTTGATTCTTTATCTATATGTGTTTGATAAGATCGCAATGGCAATTTTCAAAGTTTCGTTTATAAATTATTAGTGCTTTCTCAATTTACGTTTAAGTTCAGTCTTTTTCTTCACATCTTTCTTTCTATTTTTACTTCAAACTTAATTTAAAGATATGCAAGACTTAAATTTGCCAAAATCTAAGGTGCGTTTAGAACAAAAAGAGGGTAAAACATATATTTTTGATCCAATCAGAAAAAAAATGTTGTTACTTACTCCAGAAGAATGGGTAAGGCAACAATTTTTACAGATGTTACTTTCCATGGGCATATCTAAAGGGTTAGTTGGTATTGAAGGTGGATTGAAAGTTAATAAAATTCAGAAAAGAGCCGATCTATTAATTTTTGATAGAGGAGGAGCTCCTTTTTTATTAATAGAATGTAAAGCACCTTCTATTAAATTGAGTAATGAAACTTTTAAACAAGTTGCCGCATATAATGCAACAATAAAAGCTCCTTACATTGGTATAACAAATGGCTTACAACATTATTTTTGTGCTATAAATTTCGAAAATTCTTCTTATGATTTTCTAAAAGAGATACCTTTACCGGAGTATGTTAAACAACATGATAAAAATTCGAATGATAAATAAAAGTCTATATACATTTCTGTTAATACCTCTATTTTTTAGTTGTGGCGTCAATAAAGAATCAGGCCCTCGTTTAGAGGTTACCATCCTTCAACCTAGAGTTGATCCTACAACGGCACAAGCTCTACTACTTAAAGGACAGAAATTTGTGTACGAAAGTAAAACTATAGGAGCAGATAAAGACAGCTATAAATGGGAAGTAGATAACCAAGTTATAGGTACTTCTTTACTTACTGACAGTATTTCTTATGATACCGAAGGTGTAAAACAAGCAAGATTTTCTGTTTCTAATGTAGCATTTGATGCTTATGCTGAAATAGAAGTATTAATTGTTAAATACATGGCCTTTTTTGATGACTTAACGCTTAGCGATAATTCATACTGGGTAGGAGACGCTACAGATGGTTCTTCAACTACTTTTACAACAGGTAATGTAGTTTTACCAAATACATCTCCAAAAGTAGATGGGGACAATTCAGATGATTTTTATAATTTCGGCTATTCAAATATCTCAGAATCGTCAGCTACCGATTATGAAAAATACGGTGCTTATCTTAGAGTACCATCTGGTAGTAATTATGGACTTGCTAGAATGAAGCAAAGCGACCCTACCATGAATCTTATTTTTGATACAGAACTATACCCTGTAAGTATTTCTATTGCAAATAGCCCACTAGTTGTTACAGCTGCAGAAACACTTTTTGAAAATGGTGATACATACATTTTAGAAATTCGCGGAATTAATAGTGCTAACGAACAAACTAAAGAACTTGCTAGTTTTACATTAATTACTGGAGGAGCTGAAAGTACAACAGCCGTAAATAAATGGACTAAATTAGACTTAGATACTTTAGGTAAAGTGAAAGGTTTAAATTTTACAATCAATTGTACTAAAAAAGATGAAGATACTGGAGCATTAGATCTAGAAGCTAAATTCTGTCTGGATAACTTATTATTAGTTGAATCTGAACAAAACTTCAACCCAAATTAAGATGCTTAAAATAGAAAATTTAGTAAAATCATTTACTACAGATAATGGCTCTCTCGATATAATAAAAGACATTTCTTTTACAATTAATCACGGTGAGTCTGTAGCTATTGTAGGCGCTTCTGGCTCAGGAAAGACTACATTATTAGGTTTAGCTGCTGGTTTAGATATTCCTACATCTGGAAAGGTTTTTATAGATGATGTAGACCTAACTTTATTATCAGAAGATGATAAAGCTGATGTTAGGAATCAAAAAATTGGTTTTATTTTCCAAAATTTCCAGCTTCTACCTTCACTAACTGCTTTAGAAAATGTAATGACCCCTCTAGAATTACAGGGCAAATCAAACATAAAAAAACATGCTCTTGATATATTAGAAGATGTTGGTTTAAAAGGAAGAGAAAAACATTACCCAACTCAGCTTTCTGGTGGCGAACAACAAAGAGTAGCCCTAGCTAGAGCATTTGTTAGCAATCCAAAAATTTTATTTGCAGATGAACCTACAGGTAATTTAGATGACAAAACAAGTGCTCATGTAGAAAACCTCCTTTTTAGAATGAATAAGGAAAATAACACAACACTAGTGATTGTTACACATGACCCTCTCTTAGCTAAAAAAGCAGATAGAGTAATTGTAGTAAAAGACGGAAAGATTAAGACTGATTAATTTTCTTCTTCTTTCCACTAATCAAATACACTCCTAAAAATATAAAGACAGCTGCTATTATTTGTACAGCTTTCAACTCTTCATTTAAGAAAAATACAGCTATAAAACCCGCTATCATTGGTTGAAAGTAAATATAAAAACTAGCAGTACTTGCATTCACAGTCTGCATAGCAATTGCATAGAACAGGTATGCTAAAAATGTATTTCCAATTACTACATAACTAATAGATAACCATATATGTGATGGAATCTCTACCCAATTGGTTTGTTCAACATCTTTCCAAGTAATTAATGCTACTATGGGTATTGCAAACAAAAACACCCACTTCATTAATGTAAAAGGATGATATTTAGCCAATAATGGTTTTGTAATTACTAAATAAATACTGTAAAAACAGGCGTTTATTAATACCATAATATCTCCTTCAACAGAGCCTGAATGGAAAGCGATACCATTTAAACCAATCATTAATACTGCACCACTAAGCCCTAAAGCAATACCTATTACTTTTTTAATGTTTACTTTTTCTTTAAGAAAAATAGCTGAACATATTAATACAATAACAGGAGAGGAGACTACAATTACAGATGCGTTTATTGAACTCGTTTTTGCTAATCCTTCAAAAAATATTAATTGATTAAAACAGGCTCCAAACATACCTGCAAAAAAAAGTCTTATATAATCTTTCTTGTCTGTTACTTTCTCTTTTACCGTAAAGGCATGCAATAAATAAAATAGAAATGCTCCACCTAAAATACGTAAAAATATAAAGGCTTTAGGCCCTATAAATTCGGGCATAGCAATTTTAGAAATTATAAAATTACATCCATAAATAACCGACGCCGCTAATAAAAAGAGGTGAGCCTGAATTTTAGATACTTTTTTCATTAATCTTCCAACTCAGCAAAAGGTTCAAACTTATCAAATACAAATTCTGTATGAGGCGCATCTTTCATTTCTGGTGTAAGATCTTGTCCAGCCCAATGTTCGTAATGTTTACCGTTTCTCCAAAGACGAGAGTTTGTCATATCATATATTTTACCTTTATAGGCAACCCATATTTCATCTTTATCTTCGCCGTTTCTTAATGCTAATTGTGCTCTAGTGTACTTTTCCATTATTATTTTACTAAAAAATAAATGGCTTTGTAGAACTACCACAAAGCCATTTTATTATATTCTTAAGGTCAAATTATTTGATTGGAACATTTACGTGACGTTCAGCATGATAAGATGAACGTACTAATGGGCCAGATTCAACATATTTGATACCTCTTTTTAAACCTTCTTCTCTAAAGAAATCAAATTTATCTGGGTGGATATACTCAATTACTTCATGGTGCATTTTTGTAGGCTGTAGGTACTGACCTAATGTCATAACATGAAGACCTCTTTCTGCAAGATCATCCATAATTTTAAACACTTGATCATCAGTTTCTCCTAAACCAAGCATAATACCTGTTTTAGAACGACGACCTTCATCTACAATACGTTTGATATGTTCTAGAGAACGCTCATAGTTTCCTTGCGGACGTACAGCACGGTACAGTTCTTTTACTGTTTCCATGTTGTGCGATATTACTTCTTGACCACCCTCGATCATTCTGTAAAGAGCATCCCAATTTTTACGTGTATCAGGAATAAGAGTTTCTATAGTAGTTGATGGAGATATTTTTTTAGTCTCAATTACTGTTTGATACCAAATTTCTGCACCTCTATCTTTTAACTCATCTCTGTTTACCGAAGTAATTACCGCATGTTTCACTTCCATCTTAAAGATGGCGTCAGCAACACGAGCAGGTTCTTCAGTATCGTACTCAGTTGGTCTACCTGTGGCTACTGCACAGAATGAACATCCACGTGTACATATATTTCCTAAAATCATAAAAGTCGCAGTACCTTCGCCCCAGCACTCACCCATGTTAGGGCAATTACCGCTTTGGCAAATTGTATTCAACTTATGCTGATCTACCAACTTACGTACGTTTGCATATTCTTTCCCGATAGGTAACTTCACACGCAACCAATCTGGCCTACGTTTAGGCTTTTCTTTTTTCTCCGAAGAGATTACTGGTAGTTCTATCATTTAATTTTTCGTTTTCGTTGTGATTCCCGATGATAATAAGAATCAGCTACAAATTTACGAACTAGATTTACAATAACGAAACGATGTGCAAAAAAGGATATATTTATCTTTTTTCGCTGATTATGTTAATTTTGAGTTGATTTAGTGTTTCATTTATCAATTTGTTTTGATTAGAATCTACTAAATGTTTGTTTTGCCAAATATTGTGATTACACACAATCTTCAAAATTTATAAAAAAAATAACAAGCGATGGAAAATTCAACAACTTCGGGCAGACCAAAGCAGAATATAACGATATACACAGAGGCTAATCCAAACCCTAATTCTATGAAATTCATGTTGAGTTTCATGTTATTAAAGGGAGGCGAAAGCTATGATTTCCCAAGTGTAAAAGAAGCAGAAGTTTCTCCTCTTGCAAAAGAGATTTTTGAGAAATTCGATATCGTAGATCGTATCTTCTACATGAGTAATTTTATTACTATTACTAAAAAAGACGATACTATTGCATGGATGGAGGTTATTCCTCAGTTTAAAGAATTTCTTTTAGAATACTTTGAGGCTGAAAAACCAATCTTTGAGGATGTTGACGAAACAATTATCGAAGCAGCAGACTCTGAAGCAATCAAAAAGATTAAAGGTGTTCTTGATGAATACATCAAACCTGCAGTAGAAATGGATGGAGGTGCTATCAAATTCCATTCTTTTGATGAAGAATCTGGTGTAGTAAAAGTATTGTTACAAGGTGCTTGTAGCGGTTGTCCATCATCAACATTTACTTTAAAAATGAGTATTGAAAACCTTCTTAAAAGAATGGTTCCTCAGGTAACTGAAGTAGTTGCAGAGGGTGTTTAATTACTTTTAAAGTATAAAAAGCTGTCTTAGAATGCATTATTTTAAGGCAGCTTTTTATTTTTTTCTTATTTAAGTTGGTTAAAATGCTAGTAGGTGAGTATCTATATTTAGTAATACTTGTTCATTTCAATACTTCGGTAATTTTTTCAAAATCCCTATAAAACATAAAAAGCTGTATTTTTGAAGTCCTACCAACAAAAAACAGCTAATTATGGAAAGCAGAGCTTTCATAGGACCAATATTATCAAAAATGTCTGACTTAAGAAAAAGTAAAGTCAACTTTTTAACAGAATGTTTTATACTCTTCTTGAGTATCAAGGGGAAAATTAATTTTCTTCAGTTATCAAGGTATGGTTCATATAGTGAAAAAACTTACCGAAATAATTTCGAATCAGGTTTTTCTTTTTCAGAATTTAATCATCATTTGATCAATGAACATTGTGGTGATGAAAAAATAATAGCTTTCGATCCTGTTTACCTCAGTAAAAGTGGTAAGAAAACCTATGGTTTAGGGAAATATTGGTCCGGATGTGCTGGTAAAGCTCAAAAAGGATTGGATTTATCAGGTATTGGAATTGTTGATGTAGAAAGTCGTAATGCCTTTCATTATGATGCAATCCAAACGCCTTCAATTACAGAATTAAAGGAGAAAGGCATGAGTTTAGTTGACCATTATGCATCCACTTTGCTTACACATAAAGAGCAATTATTGACGCATTCTAAGTATGTTGTAGCTGATGCTTATTTTGCAAAAGAAAAGTTTGTTCGACCATTAGATGAGGCTGGCTTTACTGTACTTAGTCGATTTAGAGGTGATATGAATGCAAGGTATTTATTTGAAGGACCAAAAACAGGAAAACGCGGTAGACCTAAAAAATTCAACGGAAAAGTAGACTGGAAAAATATTGATCTCGATATTTTTCAGTTAGAAGATG includes:
- a CDS encoding type I restriction enzyme HsdR N-terminal domain-containing protein, which produces MQDLNLPKSKVRLEQKEGKTYIFDPIRKKMLLLTPEEWVRQQFLQMLLSMGISKGLVGIEGGLKVNKIQKRADLLIFDRGGAPFLLIECKAPSIKLSNETFKQVAAYNATIKAPYIGITNGLQHYFCAINFENSSYDFLKEIPLPEYVKQHDKNSNDK
- a CDS encoding DUF4465 domain-containing protein produces the protein MINKSLYTFLLIPLFFSCGVNKESGPRLEVTILQPRVDPTTAQALLLKGQKFVYESKTIGADKDSYKWEVDNQVIGTSLLTDSISYDTEGVKQARFSVSNVAFDAYAEIEVLIVKYMAFFDDLTLSDNSYWVGDATDGSSTTFTTGNVVLPNTSPKVDGDNSDDFYNFGYSNISESSATDYEKYGAYLRVPSGSNYGLARMKQSDPTMNLIFDTELYPVSISIANSPLVVTAAETLFENGDTYILEIRGINSANEQTKELASFTLITGGAESTTAVNKWTKLDLDTLGKVKGLNFTINCTKKDEDTGALDLEAKFCLDNLLLVESEQNFNPN
- a CDS encoding ABC transporter ATP-binding protein, whose translation is MLKIENLVKSFTTDNGSLDIIKDISFTINHGESVAIVGASGSGKTTLLGLAAGLDIPTSGKVFIDDVDLTLLSEDDKADVRNQKIGFIFQNFQLLPSLTALENVMTPLELQGKSNIKKHALDILEDVGLKGREKHYPTQLSGGEQQRVALARAFVSNPKILFADEPTGNLDDKTSAHVENLLFRMNKENNTTLVIVTHDPLLAKKADRVIVVKDGKIKTD
- a CDS encoding DMT family transporter, producing the protein MKKVSKIQAHLFLLAASVIYGCNFIISKIAMPEFIGPKAFIFLRILGGAFLFYLLHAFTVKEKVTDKKDYIRLFFAGMFGACFNQLIFFEGLAKTSSINASVIVVSSPVIVLICSAIFLKEKVNIKKVIGIALGLSGAVLMIGLNGIAFHSGSVEGDIMVLINACFYSIYLVITKPLLAKYHPFTLMKWVFLFAIPIVALITWKDVEQTNWVEIPSHIWLSISYVVIGNTFLAYLFYAIAMQTVNASTASFYIYFQPMIAGFIAVFFLNEELKAVQIIAAVFIFLGVYLISGKKKKINQS
- a CDS encoding cytochrome b5 domain-containing protein, which encodes MEKYTRAQLALRNGEDKDEIWVAYKGKIYDMTNSRLWRNGKHYEHWAGQDLTPEMKDAPHTEFVFDKFEPFAELED
- the lipA gene encoding lipoyl synthase, giving the protein MIELPVISSEKKEKPKRRPDWLRVKLPIGKEYANVRKLVDQHKLNTICQSGNCPNMGECWGEGTATFMILGNICTRGCSFCAVATGRPTEYDTEEPARVADAIFKMEVKHAVITSVNRDELKDRGAEIWYQTVIETKKISPSTTIETLIPDTRKNWDALYRMIEGGQEVISHNMETVKELYRAVRPQGNYERSLEHIKRIVDEGRRSKTGIMLGLGETDDQVFKIMDDLAERGLHVMTLGQYLQPTKMHHEVIEYIHPDKFDFFREEGLKRGIKYVESGPLVRSSYHAERHVNVPIK
- a CDS encoding NifU family protein, with translation MENSTTSGRPKQNITIYTEANPNPNSMKFMLSFMLLKGGESYDFPSVKEAEVSPLAKEIFEKFDIVDRIFYMSNFITITKKDDTIAWMEVIPQFKEFLLEYFEAEKPIFEDVDETIIEAADSEAIKKIKGVLDEYIKPAVEMDGGAIKFHSFDEESGVVKVLLQGACSGCPSSTFTLKMSIENLLKRMVPQVTEVVAEGV
- a CDS encoding transposase — protein: MESRAFIGPILSKMSDLRKSKVNFLTECFILFLSIKGKINFLQLSRYGSYSEKTYRNNFESGFSFSEFNHHLINEHCGDEKIIAFDPVYLSKSGKKTYGLGKYWSGCAGKAQKGLDLSGIGIVDVESRNAFHYDAIQTPSITELKEKGMSLVDHYASTLLTHKEQLLTHSKYVVADAYFAKEKFVRPLDEAGFTVLSRFRGDMNARYLFEGPKTGKRGRPKKFNGKVDWKNIDLDIFQLEDDTDLYYLYSAKIYSVALKREVMIALVQFKNQKLKQKIFFSTDLNQEAFQIFNYYRLRFHIEFLFRDAKQHTSLTGCQGISKNKIHFHTNMALTSVSIAKAFHWINQEKKERGPFSMANIKTLYFNELILKKIFSVFRIDVDVEKNKQQFEMIRKLGQIAA